From Variovorax sp. PMC12, the proteins below share one genomic window:
- a CDS encoding MSMEG_0569 family flavin-dependent oxidoreductase — protein sequence MSHPYGGRSHYSVVIVGGGQAGLSLSHCLQQRGIDHLVIEKRSLVHTWRTQRWDSFCLVTPNWQCQLPGWGYTGVDPHGFMVKDQINEWLAGFVEHVKAPAVEGVTVERVSRDGERDRFSVQTDAGLYTADQVVVASGGYHRPIVPRLAEKLPASVAQFHSAQYRNPAQLPEGAVLVVGCGQSGAQIAEDLHLAGRKVHLATGNAPRCARFYRGREVVDWLADMKYYDMPVTEHPLREGVRDNTNHYVTGRDGGRDIDLRRFALEGMELYGLLSGFDDGSFELQPNLRDNLDQADSTYNRINASIDKHIAAQGIEAPPPSVYTPVWEPREERTRLDLAAAGITSVVWCIGFSPDFAWVDAPVFNGRGAPVHLRGVTNEPGLYFLGLPWLHTWGSGRFSGVARDAEFLAQAIEERKATSRGGADAAPPPELRAA from the coding sequence ATGTCACATCCCTACGGCGGACGCAGCCACTACAGCGTCGTCATCGTCGGCGGCGGCCAAGCCGGCCTGTCGCTGAGCCACTGCCTGCAGCAGCGCGGCATCGACCACCTCGTGATCGAGAAACGCAGCCTGGTGCACACCTGGCGCACGCAGCGCTGGGACTCGTTCTGCCTCGTCACGCCCAACTGGCAATGCCAGCTGCCGGGCTGGGGCTACACCGGCGTCGATCCGCACGGCTTCATGGTCAAGGACCAGATCAACGAATGGCTCGCGGGCTTCGTCGAGCACGTGAAGGCGCCGGCCGTCGAGGGCGTGACCGTCGAACGCGTATCGCGCGACGGCGAGCGCGACCGCTTCAGCGTGCAGACCGACGCCGGCCTCTACACCGCCGACCAGGTGGTGGTGGCCTCGGGCGGCTACCACCGCCCCATCGTGCCGCGCCTGGCCGAGAAGCTGCCGGCCAGCGTGGCGCAGTTCCACTCGGCGCAGTACCGCAACCCGGCGCAACTGCCCGAGGGCGCGGTGCTGGTGGTGGGCTGCGGCCAGTCGGGCGCGCAGATCGCCGAAGACCTGCACCTGGCCGGCCGCAAGGTGCACCTGGCCACCGGCAACGCGCCGCGCTGCGCGCGCTTCTATCGCGGCCGGGAAGTGGTCGACTGGCTTGCCGACATGAAGTACTACGACATGCCCGTCACCGAGCATCCGCTGCGCGAAGGCGTGCGCGACAACACCAACCACTACGTGACCGGCCGAGACGGCGGGCGCGACATCGACCTGCGGCGCTTCGCGCTCGAAGGCATGGAGCTGTACGGCCTGCTGAGCGGCTTCGACGACGGCAGCTTCGAATTGCAGCCCAACCTGCGCGACAACCTCGACCAGGCGGACAGCACCTACAACCGCATCAACGCATCGATCGACAAGCACATCGCGGCGCAGGGCATCGAGGCGCCGCCGCCTTCGGTCTACACGCCGGTATGGGAGCCACGGGAAGAACGCACGCGGCTCGACCTTGCCGCGGCGGGCATCACCAGCGTGGTGTGGTGCATCGGCTTCTCGCCGGATTTCGCGTGGGTGGATGCGCCGGTGTTCAACGGGCGCGGCGCGCCGGTGCACCTGCGCGGGGTCACGAACGAGCCGGGGCTGTACTTCCTGGGCCTGCCGTGGCTGCACACCTGGGGTTCGGGACGCTTCTCGGGCGTGGCGCGGGATGCGGAATTCCTGGCGCAGGCGATCGAGGAACGCAAGGCGACGTCGCGCGGCGGTGCCGACGCCGCACCGCCCCCCGAGTTGCGCGCAGCCTAG
- a CDS encoding response regulator transcription factor yields the protein MKILIADDHRLVIEAVKAKLSELEPGIEFVLAMSVDELLAGASDDLDLALIDLNMPGADGQAHIDEIRKRHPALPVMVLSGYEDPAIMRSALERGVLGFIPKAYSPEVMLSAVRLVLAGGVYVPPMMLTALPPGIVAGVAPQASETLPRGGAGSQTLEHLRNVLTERQVEVLQLLSQGKPNKLIGRSLGISEGTVKIHLAAIFRALNVRNRTEAVVAAQALTEAQQA from the coding sequence ATGAAAATCCTGATCGCCGACGACCACCGGCTCGTCATCGAGGCGGTCAAAGCCAAGTTGTCGGAACTGGAGCCCGGCATCGAGTTCGTTCTGGCGATGAGCGTCGACGAGCTGCTTGCGGGTGCTTCCGACGACCTCGACCTGGCCCTGATCGACCTCAACATGCCCGGCGCCGATGGGCAGGCGCACATCGACGAAATCCGCAAGCGCCATCCGGCCCTGCCCGTCATGGTGCTGTCCGGCTACGAAGACCCGGCCATCATGCGCAGCGCGCTGGAGCGCGGCGTGCTTGGTTTCATTCCCAAGGCCTATTCACCCGAGGTGATGCTCTCCGCGGTGCGGCTGGTGCTGGCCGGCGGCGTGTACGTGCCGCCGATGATGCTCACCGCACTGCCGCCGGGCATCGTGGCGGGCGTGGCACCGCAGGCGTCTGAGACGCTGCCGCGCGGCGGCGCCGGCAGCCAGACGCTGGAACACCTGCGCAACGTGCTGACCGAGCGGCAGGTCGAGGTGCTGCAACTGCTGTCGCAGGGCAAGCCCAACAAGCTGATCGGGCGCAGCCTGGGCATCAGCGAAGGCACGGTGAAGATCCACCTGGCGGCCATCTTCCGTGCGCTGAACGTGCGCAACCGCACCGAGGCGGTGGTGGCGGCGCAGGCACTGACCGAGGCGCAGCAGGCCTAG
- a CDS encoding DotU family type IV/VI secretion system protein yields the protein MARLLDCFSGFIAYGLALDASAAAGRPMPALATVQRKAMQLLDTARAEAAAAGTPAPQVESAVFAMVAWIDEILARHPEATAGSDAGSGPSPLQAQLFNSNNAHSEFFHHLSALGAQDNDVREVYWHALVLGFKGQYYFEDGDQGELGKLKDLHGRQLQLRPLAADSLAHDRITPQPYSVPDPRGPNDTHRRDRALLRAGAALALLLPLLYLLWLWSTGPPAAGSGLSQRIEQHLQTFACADLTATVDTEGRTRVSGFVSLPGDLSRVEREVALVPGVKSPSFDVGLRVWPHCEVFAIIKPYQARNRERAYGLDIDSPSALEGKLREGDPVRVQVVAPRHDSYIWVDYYTADGAVMHLNAGQAPTKLHAGETLALGREIPSSWLVSPPFGSVLITALSAPTPFTETADRPPFELASDYLLRLRETVAAGKNSDRLIADFVFLETVSR from the coding sequence ATGGCTCGCCTGCTCGACTGCTTCTCCGGCTTCATCGCATACGGCCTCGCCCTCGATGCATCGGCGGCCGCCGGGCGCCCGATGCCCGCGCTCGCGACGGTGCAGCGCAAGGCCATGCAGCTGCTCGACACCGCGCGCGCCGAAGCGGCCGCCGCGGGCACGCCCGCGCCGCAGGTCGAGTCGGCCGTGTTCGCGATGGTGGCGTGGATCGACGAGATCCTCGCGCGCCACCCGGAAGCGACGGCGGGCTCGGATGCGGGCAGCGGCCCCTCGCCGCTGCAGGCGCAGCTCTTCAACTCGAACAATGCGCACAGCGAGTTCTTCCACCACCTGTCGGCCCTGGGCGCGCAGGACAACGACGTGCGCGAGGTCTACTGGCACGCGCTGGTGCTGGGCTTCAAGGGCCAGTACTACTTCGAGGACGGCGACCAGGGCGAGCTCGGAAAACTCAAGGACCTGCACGGCCGCCAGCTGCAGCTGCGCCCGCTCGCGGCCGACAGCCTGGCGCACGACCGCATCACGCCGCAGCCGTACAGCGTGCCCGACCCGCGCGGCCCCAACGACACGCACCGGCGCGACCGCGCGCTGCTGCGCGCCGGCGCGGCGCTCGCGCTGCTGCTGCCGCTGCTCTACCTGCTGTGGCTGTGGTCCACCGGGCCGCCCGCGGCCGGCTCCGGACTGAGCCAGCGCATCGAGCAGCACCTGCAGACCTTCGCCTGCGCCGACCTCACGGCCACCGTGGACACGGAGGGCCGCACGCGCGTGTCCGGCTTCGTCTCGCTGCCCGGCGACCTGTCGCGGGTGGAGCGCGAAGTGGCCTTGGTGCCCGGCGTGAAATCGCCGAGCTTCGACGTCGGCCTGCGCGTGTGGCCGCACTGCGAGGTGTTCGCCATCATCAAGCCCTACCAGGCGCGCAACCGCGAGCGGGCCTACGGGCTCGACATCGACTCGCCCTCCGCGCTCGAAGGCAAGTTGCGCGAAGGCGACCCGGTGCGCGTGCAGGTGGTGGCGCCGCGCCACGACAGCTACATCTGGGTCGACTACTACACGGCCGACGGCGCGGTCATGCACCTCAACGCCGGGCAGGCGCCCACGAAGCTGCATGCGGGCGAAACACTGGCGCTGGGCCGCGAGATCCCGTCGAGCTGGCTCGTGAGCCCGCCCTTCGGCAGCGTGCTGATCACCGCGCTCTCGGCGCCGACGCCGTTCACCGAAACCGCCGACCGGCCGCCTTTCGAGCTCGCGTCAGACTACCTGCTGCGGCTGCGAGAGACCGTCGCGGCCGGCAAGAACAGCGACCGGCTGATCGCCGACTTCGTTTTCCTGGAGACGGTTTCGCGGTGA
- a CDS encoding type VI secretion system protein, with the protein MLSHDHRFWLLLALCLAGFALLYGVVRDAGRGARRRALQRRIEALGVPASEAAGDTDLAAAALREGMAQAQQALKRSRPRAPVPWFLFFGNAAANVCGLLSAAHGERLPAHDAGEAKADARWHWWLTGATVSIEIPPGAVGKAADTPAQRGLWLQSLLALAERRHRLPLNGMVACVSAQELLHADESELAALAARMRRLLDETADTLRLQLPTYLVVTRLEQLPGYAVLRGALPPEVLSQAVGHRLTDASAAIATPPRERLDAVFDPLARHLHALRMSLLHRQASAADRLAVHEFVEAVRALQPGLRTFAQVLLANHGKGTRATRWRGLYLTAAASPVHGAGAAFVDDLFGRFLPADQPLVRPGRPSPAGATA; encoded by the coding sequence ATGCTTTCGCACGACCATCGCTTCTGGCTGCTGCTGGCGCTGTGCCTCGCGGGCTTCGCGCTGCTGTACGGCGTGGTGCGCGATGCCGGACGCGGAGCGCGGCGCCGCGCGCTGCAGCGGCGCATCGAGGCACTCGGCGTCCCCGCGTCAGAAGCAGCGGGCGACACGGACCTGGCCGCCGCCGCGCTCAGGGAAGGCATGGCGCAGGCACAGCAGGCCCTGAAGCGCAGCCGCCCGCGCGCGCCTGTTCCATGGTTCCTGTTCTTCGGCAATGCCGCCGCCAACGTGTGCGGCCTGCTTTCTGCGGCGCATGGCGAGCGCCTGCCCGCGCACGACGCAGGCGAAGCCAAGGCAGATGCCCGGTGGCACTGGTGGCTGACCGGCGCCACCGTGTCCATCGAGATTCCGCCCGGCGCGGTCGGCAAGGCTGCCGACACGCCGGCGCAGCGCGGCCTGTGGCTGCAGTCGCTGCTGGCACTGGCCGAGCGGCGACATCGCCTGCCGCTCAACGGCATGGTCGCGTGCGTGTCAGCGCAAGAGCTGCTGCATGCCGACGAGAGCGAACTCGCGGCCCTGGCCGCGCGAATGCGCCGCCTGCTCGACGAGACCGCAGACACCCTGCGACTGCAGCTTCCCACGTACCTCGTCGTCACCAGGCTCGAACAGCTCCCGGGCTATGCGGTGCTGCGCGGCGCGTTGCCGCCCGAGGTGCTCTCTCAGGCCGTGGGCCATCGGCTGACCGACGCCTCGGCCGCCATTGCCACGCCGCCGCGCGAACGGCTCGATGCGGTGTTCGACCCGCTCGCCCGGCACCTGCATGCGCTGCGAATGAGCCTGCTGCATCGGCAGGCCAGCGCCGCGGACCGGCTCGCGGTGCATGAATTCGTGGAAGCGGTGCGCGCGCTGCAGCCCGGGCTGCGCACCTTCGCGCAGGTGCTGCTCGCGAACCACGGCAAGGGCACGCGCGCGACGCGCTGGCGCGGCCTCTACCTGACGGCTGCGGCATCGCCCGTGCACGGCGCGGGCGCGGCCTTCGTTGATGACCTGTTCGGCCGCTTCCTGCCGGCCGACCAGCCACTGGTGCGGCCGGGCCGCCCATCGCCCGCCGGCGCCACGGCCTGA
- the tssJ gene encoding type VI secretion system lipoprotein TssJ, with protein sequence MRTLGTHHSSYESSCAALPRRRIAVLGLAAAGLSLIGCASKPVVTTVAVSLTAGPDANPDARGRASPLTVRVYALKSPGPFEGADFFSLFEKDQATLGAELVQREEVLLRPGESRKLDFNLPPDAKAIGVMAAFRDLDRARWREVRPVTTGKAQSLDVLLGARQMRIDAK encoded by the coding sequence ATGCGCACGCTGGGTACACACCATTCGTCCTATGAGAGCTCCTGCGCCGCGCTGCCGCGGCGTCGCATCGCCGTTCTTGGCCTTGCTGCAGCGGGTCTTTCGCTCATCGGATGCGCGAGCAAGCCGGTGGTGACGACCGTCGCGGTCTCGCTCACGGCGGGCCCCGACGCCAACCCCGATGCGCGCGGACGCGCCTCGCCGCTCACGGTGCGCGTGTATGCGCTGAAGTCGCCTGGCCCGTTCGAAGGCGCCGACTTCTTCTCGCTGTTCGAGAAAGACCAGGCCACGCTGGGCGCCGAACTCGTGCAGCGCGAAGAAGTGCTGCTGCGGCCCGGCGAAAGCAGAAAGCTCGACTTCAACCTGCCGCCCGACGCCAAGGCGATCGGCGTGATGGCGGCGTTCCGCGATCTCGACCGCGCGCGCTGGCGCGAGGTGCGCCCGGTCACCACCGGCAAGGCGCAGTCGCTCGACGTGCTGCTCGGCGCGCGGCAGATGCGCATCGACGCGAAGTAG
- the tssA gene encoding type VI secretion system protein TssA, with protein sequence MLNNQLAAALLTPIGEASPCGDDLEYDADFTALVSAAQGKPEQQFGDTVIPAVEPEWREVAEQSDAILRRSKDLRAAVLLLRAATRLQGVAGFAAGLRLLTDLLDSFWDGIHPKLDADDDNDPTMRLNALAPLTDEGMGLRDLYDAQVGIARGVGPIRVRDIAIAHNALTAVGGEAAYSMAQVQGGLEAIQAERPEAIQAAVEVPALIDRLHRLIVDRTGRADAVDFDALRGIGRVLNKACAAASGAPADAAGAATGEGDAGTQDASAAAAHPAAPRGEIQNRQDAVQMLDRVIRYLEQAEPGNPAPLLIERAKKLIGVSFLEIMANLAPNAMDTIETVTGRRPSE encoded by the coding sequence ATGCTGAACAACCAACTTGCCGCCGCACTGCTCACGCCCATCGGCGAAGCATCGCCGTGCGGCGACGACCTGGAGTACGACGCGGACTTCACCGCGCTCGTCTCGGCCGCGCAAGGCAAGCCGGAGCAGCAGTTCGGCGACACGGTCATTCCCGCGGTCGAGCCCGAGTGGCGCGAAGTCGCCGAGCAGTCCGACGCCATCCTTCGCCGCAGCAAGGACTTGCGCGCCGCGGTGCTGCTGCTGCGCGCCGCCACGCGCCTGCAGGGCGTTGCCGGTTTCGCCGCGGGGCTGCGCCTGCTGACCGACCTGCTCGACAGTTTCTGGGACGGCATACATCCAAAGCTCGATGCGGACGACGACAACGATCCGACGATGCGCCTGAACGCGCTCGCGCCGTTGACCGACGAAGGCATGGGCCTGCGCGACCTGTACGACGCGCAGGTCGGCATCGCGCGCGGCGTCGGGCCGATCCGCGTGCGCGACATCGCCATTGCGCACAACGCGCTCACCGCCGTCGGCGGCGAGGCGGCGTATTCCATGGCGCAGGTGCAGGGCGGGCTCGAAGCCATACAGGCCGAGCGGCCCGAGGCCATACAGGCTGCCGTCGAGGTGCCCGCGCTGATCGATCGCCTGCACAGGCTCATCGTCGATCGCACCGGTCGTGCCGACGCGGTCGACTTCGACGCGCTGCGCGGCATCGGCCGCGTGCTGAACAAGGCCTGCGCCGCGGCCAGCGGCGCGCCGGCGGATGCCGCGGGCGCGGCAACCGGCGAGGGCGATGCGGGCACGCAGGACGCAAGCGCCGCGGCCGCACATCCCGCAGCCCCGCGCGGCGAGATCCAGAACCGCCAGGACGCGGTGCAGATGCTCGACCGGGTGATCCGCTACCTCGAGCAGGCCGAGCCCGGCAACCCCGCGCCGCTGCTGATCGAGCGCGCGAAGAAGCTCATCGGCGTGAGCTTCCTCGAGATCATGGCCAACCTCGCGCCCAACGCGATGGACACCATCGAGACGGTCACGGGCCGACGCCCTTCCGAATAA
- the tssB gene encoding type VI secretion system contractile sheath small subunit, with amino-acid sequence MAKSSQKFIARNRAPRVQIEYDVELYGAEKKVQLPFVMGVLADLSGKPADPLAPVADRKFLEIDVDNFDSRMKAMKPRAAFAVENSLTGEGDLKVELTFENMEDFSPAAVARKVGALNKLLEARTQLSNLVTYMDGKGGAEDLLAKVLEDPALLQTLAASKKPEDGSTPAA; translated from the coding sequence ATGGCCAAGAGCAGTCAGAAATTCATCGCCCGCAACCGGGCGCCCCGGGTCCAGATCGAGTACGACGTGGAGCTCTACGGGGCCGAGAAGAAGGTGCAGCTGCCCTTCGTGATGGGCGTGCTGGCCGACCTGTCGGGCAAGCCCGCCGACCCGCTCGCGCCGGTGGCCGACCGCAAGTTCCTGGAGATCGACGTCGACAACTTCGACTCGCGCATGAAGGCCATGAAGCCGCGCGCAGCCTTCGCGGTGGAGAACTCTCTCACCGGCGAAGGCGACCTGAAGGTGGAGCTCACCTTCGAGAACATGGAAGATTTTTCGCCCGCCGCCGTGGCCCGCAAGGTGGGCGCGCTGAACAAGCTGCTCGAGGCGCGCACCCAGCTGTCGAACCTCGTCACCTACATGGACGGCAAGGGCGGCGCCGAAGACCTGCTGGCCAAGGTGCTGGAAGACCCGGCCCTGCTGCAGACGCTGGCCGCGAGCAAGAAGCCCGAAGACGGCAGCACGCCCGCCGCCTGA